In Pseudoliparis swirei isolate HS2019 ecotype Mariana Trench chromosome 11, NWPU_hadal_v1, whole genome shotgun sequence, a genomic segment contains:
- the cdkl1 gene encoding cyclin-dependent kinase-like 1, which translates to MEKYEKIAKIGEGSYGVVFKCRNKDTGQIVAIKKFVESEDDPMIKKIALREIRMLKQLKHANLVNLMEVFRRKRKLHLVFEYCDHTVLNELDRHPRGVPEHLVKSITWQTLQAVNFCHKQNCIHRDVKPENILITKHQVIKLCDFGFARILTGPCDYYTDYVATRWYRAPELLVGDTQYGPPVDVWAIGCVLAELLSGMPLWPGKSDMDQLYLIRRTLGDLIPRHQQVFSNNHFFCGVSIPEPQEMETLEQKSPNLSAQALSLMKGCLRMDPSERLTCEQLLQQPYFDSLREKSCGTSGEQERCSNRRTRLPRKHLPPGYLPQLTSSNIFPVLDNKKYHNNLRKFNYHLPNI; encoded by the exons ATGGAGAAGTACGAGAAGATTGCAAAGATCGGAGAGGGCTCCTACGGCGTCGTCTTCAAGTGCAGGAACAAAGACACGGGGCAGATCGTCGCCATCAAGAAGTTCGTGGAGTCGGAGGACGATCCCATGATCAAGAAGATCGCACTGAGGGAGATCAGGATGCTGAAG CAACTGAAACACGCCAACCTGGTGAATCTGATGGAGGTGTTTCGGCGTAAGCGGAAGCTTCACCTGGTGTTCGAGTACTGCGACCACACGGTGCTCAACGAGCTGGACCGGCACCCCAGAGG AGTCCCGGAGCACCTTGTGAAAAGCATCACATGGCAGACGCTTCAAGCCGTGAACTTCTGTCACAAGCAGAAT TGCATTCACCGAGACGTCAAGCCGGAGAATATCCTCATCACCAAACACCAGGTCATCAAACTCTGTGACTTTGGCTTTGCGAGGATTCTCA CCGGCCCATGTGACTACTACACCGACTACGTGGCCACTCGGTGGTACCGGGCCCCTGAGCTGCTGGTGGGGGACACTCAGTACGGCCCCCCGGTGGACGTCTGGGCCATCGGGTGTGTGCTCGCCGAGCTACTGTCGGGGATGCCGCTGTGGCCCGGCAAGTCTGACATGGATCAGCTGTACCTGATCCGGAGGACTCTGG GAGATCTGATCCCTCGACACCAGCAGGTCTTCAGCAACAACCACTTCTTCTGTGGAGTTTCCATCCCGGAGCCACAAGAGATG gAGACTTTGGAGCAGAAATCTCCAAATCTCTCAGCTCAAGCTCTGAGTCTCATGAAG GGCTGTCTGAGGATGGACCCGTCCGAGCGGCTGACCTGcgagcagctcctccagcagccGTACTTCGACAGCCTGCGAGAAAAGAGCTGCGGCACCTCTGGAGAGCAAGAGCGCTGCAGCAACAGGAGGACGCGTTTGCCTCGCAAGCACCTCCCCCCCGGG TATTTGCCACAGCTGACCAGCAGCAACATCTTCCCAGTGTTGGACAATAAGAAGTACCACAACAACCTGCGCAAATTCAACTATCACCTCCCGAACATCTGA
- the dmac2l gene encoding ATP synthase subunit s, mitochondrial, with product MRLLSRAVRSAVGQREGSRRHFWGWLNAVCNTVDHERIKAVGPDRAAAEWLLRCGAKVRFQGFDRWQHDYNGLPPGPLGRHKIQAIDATESCIMYKGFDHLDGLKDVEEIKFIKCNYIEDACLERLSSIESLQESLSRMEVVSCGNVTDKGLVALHRLRNLERLFLSDLPGIRDKQTTVHRLQTALPRLDVSLDLD from the exons ATGAGGCTTCTGTCGAGGGCCGTGCGGTCTGCTGTGGGTCAGCGGGAGGGCAGCCGGAGACACTTCTGGGGATGGCTCAATGCAGTGTGCAACAC TGTGGACCACGAAAGGATCAAAGCCGTCGGTCCCGACCGAGCCGCCGCAGAGTGGCTGCTGAGGTGCGGCGCCAAAGTGAGGTTCCAAGGTTTCGATCGCTGGCAACACGACTACAACGGACTGCCACCCGGACCCCTGGGCAGACACAAGATCCAGGCCATAGACGCCACTGAATCCTGCATCATGTACAAAGGGTTCGATCACCTGG ATGGTTTGAAAGACGTGGAGGAAATCAAGTTCATCAAGTGCAACTACATCGAGGACGCCTGCCTGGAGAGGCTGAGCTCCATCGAGAGTCTGCAGGAGAGCTTGAGCAGGATGGAGGTGGTGTCGTGTGGGAACGTGACCGACAAGGGCCTCGTCGCCCTGCACCGGCTCAG GAATCTGGAGCGTCTGTTTCTCAGCGACCTCCCGGGGATCAGAGACAAACAGACGACAGTCCACCGGCTGCAGACGGCGCTCCCACGTCTGGACGTGTCGCTCGACTtggactga
- the l2hgdh gene encoding L-2-hydroxyglutarate dehydrogenase, mitochondrial isoform X1, with protein sequence MIRTLSGATLQAAAAGAARPTRGVTTARRLHSGYDVAVVGGGIVGLATARELILRHPSLRLILLEKEQQLAVHQSGHNSGVIHSGIYYTPGSLKARLCVRGATLAYEYCDKKGLPYKKCGKLIVAVEQEEIPRLRALYERGVKNDVRDLSIVDAKGIREREPFCRGIMALDSPHTGIVDWRMVALRYGQDFEEAGGTVVTGSEVNDISMVTESPAGSAEGMKYPIAIRDKKVGRERMEAPRCASPIACPSFSVVLLPQGNEVRCRYVLTCGGLYSDRLSQISGCSREPRIVPFRGDYLVLKPEKHYLVKGNIYPVPDPRFPFLGVHFTPRMDGSVWLGPNAVLAFKREGYKVYDFNARDFADALSFRGLQRLVMKNLTYGIGEMYRGIFIGAQVKILQKYIPELSLSDVLRGPAGVRAQALDRDGNLVDDFVFDGGVGDVGSRVLHVRNAPSPAATSSLAIGEMVADEVESRFAL encoded by the exons ATGATCCGGACACTCAGCGGGGCGACTCTtcaggcggcggcggccggggCAGCGCGGCCGACACGGGGCGTTACGACGGCGAGACGGCTGCACAg CGGGTATGACGTGGCCGTGGTGGGCGGCGGCATCGTCGGCCTGGCAACGGCCAGAGAGCTAATTCTGAGACACCCGTCCCTCCGACTCATCCTGCTGGAGAAGGAACAACAGCTCG CTGTGCACCAGAGTGGGCACAACAGTGGAGTCATTCACAGCGGCATCTACTACACGCCGGGGTCGCTGAAGGCCCGTCTGTGTGTGCGAGGAGCCACTTTAGCCTACGAGTACTGCGACAAGAAAGGACTCCCTTACAAGAAGTGTGGAAAG CTTATCGTGGCCGTGGAGCAAGAGGAGATACCCCGGCTGCGAGCGCTGTACGAGCGCGGCGTGAAGAACGACGTGCGCGACCTCAGCATCGTCGACGCCAAGGGGATCCGAGAGCGAGAGCCGTTCTGCAGG GGCATCATGGCCTTGGACTCGCCTCACACCGGCATTGTGGACTGGAGGATGGTGGCCCTCAGGTACGGGCAGGACTTTGAGGAGGCAGGCGGCACGGTGGTGACCGGATCTGAGGTCAACGACATCTCCATGGTTACGGAGAGCCCAGCTGGGAGCGCCGAAG GAATGAAATATCCGATCGCAATCAGAGACAAAAAGGTAGGACGCGAGCGGATGGAAGCGCCACGGTGTGCGTCTCCGATCGCGTGTCCCTCGTTCAGCGTTGTGTTGCTTCCACAGGGCAACGAGGTGCGCTGCCGCTACGTGCTGACCTGCGGCGGCCTGTACTCTGACCGTCTGTCGCAGATATCTGGATGCAGTCGGGAGCCTCGGATCGTCCCCTTCAGAGGCGATTACCTGGTGTTGAAGCCAGAGAAACACTATCTGGTCAAGGGGAACATCTACCCC GTCCCCGACCCTCGGTTCCCCTTCCTCGGCGTTCACTTCACCCCGAGGATGGATGGAAGCGTTTGGCTCGGCCCCAACGCCGTCCTCGCCTTCAAGCGGGAGGGTTACAAAGTGTACGACTTCAACGCTCGAGACTTTGCGGACGCCCTCTCGTTCAG GGGCCTTCAAAGGCTGGTGATGAAGAACTTAACCTACGGGATTGGAGAGATGTACCGAGGGATTTTCATCGGCGCTCAGGTTAAAATCCTGCAGAAGTACATCCCTGAACTCTCGCTGAGCGACGTGCTCAG GGGTCCTGCGGGAGTTCGAGCTCAGGCTCTCGACCGGGACGGAAACCTCGTGGACGACTTTGTGTTTGACGGCGGGGTCGGGGACGTGGGCAGCAGGGTGCTCCACGTGCGGAACGCCCCCTCGCCGGCAGCCACCTCGTCCCTCGCCATCGGTGAAATGGTCGCCGACGAGGTGGAGAGTCGCTTCGCGCTGTAG
- the l2hgdh gene encoding L-2-hydroxyglutarate dehydrogenase, mitochondrial isoform X2, with translation MIRTLSGATLQAAAAGAARPTRGVTTARRLHSGYDVAVVGGGIVGLATARELILRHPSLRLILLEKEQQLAVHQSGHNSGVIHSGIYYTPGSLKARLCVRGATLAYEYCDKKGLPYKKCGKLIVAVEQEEIPRLRALYERGVKNDVRDLSIVDAKGIREREPFCRGIMALDSPHTGIVDWRMVALRYGQDFEEAGGTVVTGSEVNDISMVTESPAGSAEGMKYPIAIRDKKGNEVRCRYVLTCGGLYSDRLSQISGCSREPRIVPFRGDYLVLKPEKHYLVKGNIYPVPDPRFPFLGVHFTPRMDGSVWLGPNAVLAFKREGYKVYDFNARDFADALSFRGLQRLVMKNLTYGIGEMYRGIFIGAQVKILQKYIPELSLSDVLRGPAGVRAQALDRDGNLVDDFVFDGGVGDVGSRVLHVRNAPSPAATSSLAIGEMVADEVESRFAL, from the exons ATGATCCGGACACTCAGCGGGGCGACTCTtcaggcggcggcggccggggCAGCGCGGCCGACACGGGGCGTTACGACGGCGAGACGGCTGCACAg CGGGTATGACGTGGCCGTGGTGGGCGGCGGCATCGTCGGCCTGGCAACGGCCAGAGAGCTAATTCTGAGACACCCGTCCCTCCGACTCATCCTGCTGGAGAAGGAACAACAGCTCG CTGTGCACCAGAGTGGGCACAACAGTGGAGTCATTCACAGCGGCATCTACTACACGCCGGGGTCGCTGAAGGCCCGTCTGTGTGTGCGAGGAGCCACTTTAGCCTACGAGTACTGCGACAAGAAAGGACTCCCTTACAAGAAGTGTGGAAAG CTTATCGTGGCCGTGGAGCAAGAGGAGATACCCCGGCTGCGAGCGCTGTACGAGCGCGGCGTGAAGAACGACGTGCGCGACCTCAGCATCGTCGACGCCAAGGGGATCCGAGAGCGAGAGCCGTTCTGCAGG GGCATCATGGCCTTGGACTCGCCTCACACCGGCATTGTGGACTGGAGGATGGTGGCCCTCAGGTACGGGCAGGACTTTGAGGAGGCAGGCGGCACGGTGGTGACCGGATCTGAGGTCAACGACATCTCCATGGTTACGGAGAGCCCAGCTGGGAGCGCCGAAG GAATGAAATATCCGATCGCAATCAGAGACAAAAAG GGCAACGAGGTGCGCTGCCGCTACGTGCTGACCTGCGGCGGCCTGTACTCTGACCGTCTGTCGCAGATATCTGGATGCAGTCGGGAGCCTCGGATCGTCCCCTTCAGAGGCGATTACCTGGTGTTGAAGCCAGAGAAACACTATCTGGTCAAGGGGAACATCTACCCC GTCCCCGACCCTCGGTTCCCCTTCCTCGGCGTTCACTTCACCCCGAGGATGGATGGAAGCGTTTGGCTCGGCCCCAACGCCGTCCTCGCCTTCAAGCGGGAGGGTTACAAAGTGTACGACTTCAACGCTCGAGACTTTGCGGACGCCCTCTCGTTCAG GGGCCTTCAAAGGCTGGTGATGAAGAACTTAACCTACGGGATTGGAGAGATGTACCGAGGGATTTTCATCGGCGCTCAGGTTAAAATCCTGCAGAAGTACATCCCTGAACTCTCGCTGAGCGACGTGCTCAG GGGTCCTGCGGGAGTTCGAGCTCAGGCTCTCGACCGGGACGGAAACCTCGTGGACGACTTTGTGTTTGACGGCGGGGTCGGGGACGTGGGCAGCAGGGTGCTCCACGTGCGGAACGCCCCCTCGCCGGCAGCCACCTCGTCCCTCGCCATCGGTGAAATGGTCGCCGACGAGGTGGAGAGTCGCTTCGCGCTGTAG